In the Permianibacter fluminis genome, TGGCGTTTCTCCACTTTGATAGACCGGCATCATGACGAGGAATGACTGCTGTGGGTTCCCACTGGCCTGAACAAGGGTAATGGGGCCACTCAGCCTGGTTTCGCCACTTTGTATTGCAGCATCCGCCGCTTGCTTCCGAGTGGGTTCAGACGCTATGTCCAAACCTACTGCCTGAATGTTACGAATCACCGGCTCGATGTACTGAATGACGTAGCGCTCACCGGAGTGCTGCTGAATCTGTCTAATCTGGAAGTCAGGCCAGTCATCGGCACGAGCCAGCGCCAGGAAGGCCTGCTCTTGTTCAGGGCGGACTTTGCGAATAAAGCCGAACCCTCGCGCGCCGGGAAATTCCTTATCAATGTTTCGAGTCTTGCTGTATCGCGCGATAATGTCGCGACTGAGGTTTGAACCGGCCGTTAAAACGGCGCCACGCAGACCGCGCAATCCGTATTGGTAGAGATACAAGCGGTCTTCTATTTTGTGCGCGATTGCCTCTGTCTCTTGCCGAAGCGCAAAGTCAATTTTCTGGTGATTGTTGCGGTTGACCTGCCAAGCCAGCAGCGCTGTCGCAAGCACGCTGACAAGCATCGTGAGAACGAACCAATGTGGGTGTCGCGGTCCGGTATAGTGATGTAAACGCATGCCCGTGCTGACCTCGCATTAACCGCCATGGCCCGGCGCCCACAGATGAGGTGGCCGACTGCCGATAACAGAAAGGGCAGTGCGTCGTGCCAGCTCAATTGAGTCTAGCTGTTTCCCACCAACCTGAATGATGGGGAGCAAAAAAGTTGGCGGCGGCGGTGGCCAGCAGAAGCATTGACCATGGTGTGCAGACTTTATGGACCGAGAAACCTATCCGGTGAGCACGGCAACGGCCCGATTTCTGCCGGCGGATTTTGCTCGGTACAACGCTTGATCGGCGGCAGCAATCTGCGCCACGGCAGTATCAAGTGGGCCGGGAGTGCTGGTGGCAAGACCGACACTGACAGTGACGTGTTTGCCGGTTCCTGAATAGGCATGTGGCAGGTTGAGTTGTCCAATAAGCAAACACAAACGGCTGCCCAACGCTTGGGCTGCAACGAGGTCGGTATGAGGCAGTATGACGGCGAACTCCTCACCGCCATAACGCGCCACAGTTTCCCCTGGACGACGACATGACGCGTTGATGGCCAGAGCGACCTGCCGGAGTGTCTCATCCCCTTGCAAATGCCCGTATCCGTCATTGAACGCCTTGAAGTGGTCAATATCAATAAGTGCGATGGTAAGGGGTGTCCGCTGCCGACGGTGCCGCTCAAACTCTTCCGTCACCGTGCTATCAAAGTAGCGTCGGTTGTAAAGAGTGGTCAGGC is a window encoding:
- a CDS encoding diguanylate cyclase domain-containing protein yields the protein MLSELEKNSAILIVDDSIDVIHLLSHILSDYPNLYFASDAATALEQVRLAPPDLILLDVELPDATGYEVCKQLISPGKTHSCAIIMMTASSNMESEAKSLESGASDFIAKPFNPASVKARVKTQLRLHHQSAALAKLVNQDSLTTLYNRRYFDSTVTEEFERHRRQRTPLTIALIDIDHFKAFNDGYGHLQGDETLRQVALAINASCRRPGETVARYGGEEFAVILPHTDLVAAQALGSRLCLLIGQLNLPHAYSGTGKHVTVSVGLATSTPGPLDTAVAQIAAADQALYRAKSAGRNRAVAVLTG